Proteins found in one Alteromonas macleodii genomic segment:
- a CDS encoding hydrolase — translation MFNIKKSMAALVTGLTFLVPSVQAGEPAKSLLTPDNHTVILIDHQPQMAFATRSHSIEDVRNNVTGLAKSAKAFNVPTILTTVAEKSFSGPLFPELKAVFPDQTPIDRTTMNTWEDKRVTDKVKKFKKNKIVIAALWTEVCGVGPVLSAIEEGYDVYFVTDASGGVSKEAHDMAVQRMIQAGAQPITWLQYLLELQRDWARTESYVDVTNIAKEHAGGYGLGLIYATEMFNAKEGQ, via the coding sequence ATGTTCAATATTAAAAAATCAATGGCAGCACTTGTTACTGGCTTAACCTTTCTTGTTCCTTCTGTGCAAGCGGGAGAGCCAGCCAAGAGCCTTCTGACACCCGACAACCACACGGTCATTCTTATCGACCACCAGCCTCAAATGGCGTTTGCAACACGCTCACATTCAATCGAAGATGTGCGCAACAACGTTACAGGTCTAGCAAAATCTGCAAAGGCATTTAATGTACCCACCATTTTGACAACCGTAGCTGAAAAGTCATTCAGCGGCCCGCTTTTCCCGGAATTAAAAGCAGTATTCCCCGACCAAACACCTATTGACCGCACAACGATGAACACCTGGGAAGATAAGCGAGTCACCGACAAGGTTAAGAAATTTAAAAAGAACAAAATTGTTATTGCAGCGCTTTGGACAGAAGTTTGCGGTGTAGGGCCAGTGCTGTCTGCCATTGAAGAAGGCTATGACGTATATTTTGTAACCGATGCGTCTGGCGGTGTATCTAAAGAAGCTCACGACATGGCGGTTCAGCGTATGATTCAGGCAGGTGCTCAACCCATTACTTGGTTGCAGTACCTTCTAGAACTTCAACGTGATTGGGCTCGCACTGAAAGCTATGTGGACGTGACAAACATCGCAAAAGAACATGCTGGGGGATACGGTTTAGGCCTTATTTACGCAACCGAAATGTTTAACGCCAAAGAAGGCCAGTAG
- a CDS encoding c-type cytochrome encodes MRALHPLVALLTALQIATLSFSVSANTDSAQYEKGQTLSQYCMGCHGETGIANIESNPNLAGQNKPYLVYALKAYRDGIRKGGMASIMRPNASGLSDDDIDALATYFAAQSGKQTTSQSSNN; translated from the coding sequence ATGAGAGCTTTGCACCCACTTGTAGCACTATTGACCGCGCTTCAAATCGCAACACTTTCTTTCAGCGTTAGCGCTAATACCGATAGCGCGCAATACGAAAAAGGCCAAACACTTTCACAATACTGTATGGGGTGTCACGGTGAAACAGGCATTGCCAACATTGAAAGTAACCCTAATTTGGCAGGTCAAAACAAACCGTACCTAGTTTATGCACTTAAAGCTTATCGCGACGGCATCAGGAAAGGCGGTATGGCCAGCATCATGCGCCCCAATGCATCAGGGCTTAGCGATGACGATATTGACGCCCTAGCCACTTATTTTGCAGCCCAGTCAGGTAAACAAACCACTAGCCAAAGCAGCAATAACTAG
- a CDS encoding amidohydrolase: MNLLLSRFSIVALLFGASQAMAAPDLVVVNAKITNSSGQTYTALSVENGKFSAFSQDAQQLLADADSATQVIDAKGQRLIPGINDSHMHVTRGGRFYNLETRWEGITSLKEGLAMLEAQAKRTPKGQWVRVIGGFSPYQFEEKRLPTPQELTDIAPNTPVFVLHLYSGGVLNKKGLEALGIDKDTQAPKGSVIERDANGNPTGVLLAQPNPMILYKTIAALPQLSANEQLNSSRQFYRKLLSLGVTSVVDAGGGGHTFPEDYAASETLAKLGELPIRVSNYLFPQVPSKEMVSFATWMSKYEANQNHHIHLDNGYVIEGGGELLTYKASDYENFRAPRPELPGEAEDALEEVIRLHLLQQWPFRLHATYDQSITRILNVLEHIHSTQPVDSVRWIIDHAETVSDENLSRIKALGGAIAVQGRMAFAGEDFVERYGAEQAKRTPPIKQMLSAGITVGLGTDGTRVSSFNPWATYYWAVSGKTVGGFDLGTEHLDRLTALKLFTQGSAALSGEENVKGRLRPSFYADFAILNQDILTVSEKALLNTQAQLTVVDGNVVFADRQQYPEFATPIETAEPAWSPVNFSQQR, encoded by the coding sequence ATGAATTTATTATTGTCACGTTTTTCGATTGTTGCTCTATTGTTTGGCGCTAGCCAGGCAATGGCTGCCCCAGATCTGGTCGTTGTAAATGCAAAAATCACAAATTCGAGCGGCCAAACCTATACGGCTCTTAGCGTAGAAAACGGTAAATTTAGCGCCTTTTCGCAAGATGCCCAACAGCTGCTAGCAGACGCAGATAGTGCCACTCAAGTAATCGATGCAAAAGGACAGCGGCTCATTCCAGGTATTAATGACTCGCATATGCACGTAACGCGTGGAGGACGTTTTTATAATTTAGAAACTCGCTGGGAAGGTATTACAAGCTTGAAAGAAGGCTTAGCCATGCTAGAAGCACAAGCCAAACGCACGCCCAAGGGTCAATGGGTAAGAGTCATTGGAGGTTTTAGCCCTTATCAATTTGAAGAGAAGCGCTTACCTACACCACAAGAGCTTACCGACATCGCGCCAAACACACCGGTATTTGTGCTTCATCTTTACTCAGGTGGTGTGCTCAATAAAAAAGGCCTTGAAGCACTGGGAATAGACAAAGACACCCAAGCGCCAAAGGGAAGCGTGATAGAGCGAGATGCTAACGGCAACCCCACAGGTGTTTTGCTCGCTCAACCCAACCCAATGATTTTATATAAGACCATTGCCGCGCTGCCTCAACTAAGCGCAAATGAACAGTTAAATTCCAGTCGACAGTTTTATCGCAAACTACTTAGCCTAGGCGTAACCAGTGTAGTAGACGCAGGCGGCGGTGGCCATACTTTTCCTGAAGATTATGCGGCTAGTGAAACCCTTGCCAAACTCGGCGAGCTACCGATACGGGTTTCCAATTACTTGTTTCCGCAAGTTCCCAGTAAAGAAATGGTGAGTTTTGCTACATGGATGAGCAAGTACGAAGCGAATCAAAATCATCATATACATTTAGACAATGGTTATGTGATTGAAGGGGGCGGCGAGCTGCTTACTTATAAAGCGTCAGACTATGAAAACTTTCGTGCGCCACGCCCTGAACTTCCAGGTGAAGCCGAAGATGCGCTGGAAGAGGTTATTCGTCTGCACCTTTTACAGCAGTGGCCTTTTAGACTCCATGCCACTTATGATCAATCTATAACACGTATTTTAAACGTACTTGAACATATTCACTCAACACAGCCCGTTGATAGTGTGCGCTGGATTATTGACCACGCCGAGACGGTGTCTGATGAAAATCTCTCGCGCATTAAAGCGTTAGGTGGCGCGATTGCGGTACAAGGTCGTATGGCCTTTGCTGGTGAGGATTTCGTTGAGCGATATGGCGCCGAGCAAGCCAAGCGCACGCCCCCTATAAAGCAAATGCTTAGTGCTGGTATCACAGTGGGCTTAGGCACAGACGGTACCCGCGTTTCAAGTTTTAATCCATGGGCAACCTATTACTGGGCAGTGAGCGGAAAAACCGTGGGTGGTTTTGATTTAGGTACAGAGCATTTAGACAGACTGACAGCCCTTAAGCTATTTACTCAAGGCAGTGCTGCACTATCTGGAGAAGAAAACGTTAAGGGTAGATTGCGACCTAGCTTTTACGCTGACTTTGCTATTCTTAACCAGGATATCTTAACAGTAAGTGAAAAGGCATTGCTAAACACACAAGCACAGTTAACTGTCGTAGACGGCAACGTCGTTTTTGCCGATAGACAGCAGTACCCAGAATTCGCAACACCAATAGAAACAGCCGAGCCCGCGTGGTCACCGGTTAACTTCTCCCAACAACGTTAA
- a CDS encoding pirin family protein: MAKRISSHKKDLGGFSVSRIIPHVDARSIGPFVFVDHMGPAHFPAGSGINVRPHPHIGLATISYLMEGSMLHRDSLGTIQEIQPGDVNWMTAGKGIVHSERETIETRGSDHVLNGLQCWVALPEEKADMEPSFIHVNKAKLPYIHREKVLMRLIAGEAYGYTSPVKTYSPMFYLDVITEAGAVIERPCGNSQTACYVISGKVKLGDAVFSAGEFVLLDDESEIETMENSRYFLLGGEKMEKQPILRWNFLAYSQEKIEDAEARSANGLFPTIPGDDREFIPLPK, from the coding sequence ATGGCAAAACGAATTTCATCTCACAAAAAAGATTTAGGTGGCTTCTCAGTAAGTCGTATTATTCCCCACGTTGACGCAAGGAGCATTGGCCCATTTGTTTTTGTTGACCATATGGGACCTGCACATTTCCCAGCAGGCAGCGGCATTAACGTTAGGCCCCACCCGCATATAGGACTGGCCACCATTAGTTATTTAATGGAAGGTAGTATGCTGCATAGGGATAGCTTAGGCACTATTCAGGAAATACAGCCTGGCGACGTAAACTGGATGACAGCGGGTAAAGGCATTGTTCACTCTGAGCGAGAGACCATTGAAACCCGAGGCAGTGATCATGTGCTCAACGGTCTACAGTGCTGGGTTGCATTACCCGAAGAAAAGGCAGATATGGAGCCCAGCTTTATACACGTTAACAAAGCTAAACTGCCTTATATACATCGTGAAAAAGTACTGATGCGACTAATTGCAGGGGAAGCGTACGGCTATACGTCACCGGTTAAGACGTACTCACCCATGTTTTATTTAGATGTGATAACAGAAGCAGGAGCGGTTATTGAGCGTCCATGTGGCAATTCTCAAACGGCCTGTTACGTTATTTCCGGAAAAGTAAAACTAGGCGATGCAGTATTCAGCGCAGGCGAATTTGTGCTATTGGACGATGAAAGTGAAATTGAAACCATGGAGAATAGTCGCTACTTCCTTTTAGGTGGAGAGAAAATGGAGAAACAACCCATTTTACGTTGGAACTTTTTGGCGTACTCTCAAGAGAAAATAGAAGACGCTGAGGCTCGTTCGGCAAACGGGTTATTCCCAACTATTCCGGGTGATGACCGCGAGTTTATTCCGCTGCCTAAATAA
- a CDS encoding 5-methyltetrahydrofolate--homocysteine methyltransferase, whose product MKTRLTLSAIASALLLAGCGDAETNIVELDPIEVPEDDHDHDHDDHDSDYEIESEGRLVVADAASNTLTVFDLDDNSVLDTFSATFDGSSVSASADYRFAVINSRANGLTEFLDGGLWREDHVEHLHDYEEAPSLSGFTLEGSQPTHVVTHDGQLAVFYDGNADTSMPAAVKVVTDTQIASEITEVPTLEFTVNMHGVAEPRGDMLISTVRRDDAESLSANPILPDSVAVFHWHDGEYEEEQRFDGECADLHGAAQNEVAVAFGCSDGVLILNENDEVFTSAFIDNIDGLGDLRIGTMYGHEHAEAFIGIASQHGGGSAILANVSPVTSTMRVIDWQPETDAHAVSYGFSMGGEFFVILDDKGFVTLLEAHEEDGDTHWEFAHKIDVASASAANLTDDQSFSMAASQHEEALFVVDPVAQAILAVDLESETTETLLELDFEPAGAVWLGIAEEHDHDDHDH is encoded by the coding sequence ATGAAAACTAGACTTACGCTAAGCGCTATAGCCAGTGCGCTTTTGCTTGCAGGCTGTGGTGATGCAGAAACCAATATTGTAGAGCTGGATCCTATTGAGGTGCCAGAGGATGATCACGATCACGATCACGACGATCACGACTCAGATTATGAAATTGAAAGTGAAGGCAGATTGGTTGTTGCCGATGCTGCATCAAATACGCTCACTGTCTTTGATCTAGATGATAATTCAGTACTTGATACGTTTTCTGCAACCTTTGATGGAAGCAGTGTAAGCGCCTCCGCAGACTATCGCTTTGCAGTAATCAACAGCCGAGCAAACGGATTAACTGAGTTTCTTGATGGTGGATTATGGCGAGAAGATCACGTAGAGCACCTGCACGACTATGAAGAAGCCCCAAGTCTGTCTGGTTTCACACTTGAAGGTAGTCAACCGACTCATGTAGTAACACACGACGGTCAGCTTGCTGTTTTTTACGACGGAAATGCCGATACCAGCATGCCGGCAGCGGTAAAAGTGGTAACTGACACCCAAATTGCCAGTGAAATTACCGAAGTTCCTACTTTGGAGTTTACCGTAAATATGCATGGTGTCGCCGAACCTCGTGGTGACATGCTGATTAGTACCGTACGTCGTGATGATGCAGAGTCTCTTTCGGCCAACCCAATCTTGCCAGACAGCGTTGCAGTATTTCACTGGCATGATGGTGAGTACGAAGAAGAGCAACGTTTTGATGGCGAGTGTGCTGACTTACATGGCGCTGCTCAAAACGAAGTAGCTGTGGCATTTGGCTGTAGCGACGGCGTATTAATATTAAACGAAAATGATGAGGTATTTACCAGCGCGTTTATCGACAACATTGATGGTCTTGGCGACCTGCGCATTGGCACAATGTATGGACATGAACACGCAGAAGCGTTTATTGGTATTGCTTCACAACATGGTGGCGGTAGCGCCATTCTGGCTAACGTGTCGCCTGTAACTAGCACCATGAGAGTAATTGACTGGCAGCCAGAGACTGACGCTCATGCAGTGTCATACGGTTTCTCAATGGGCGGTGAATTCTTTGTTATTTTAGATGACAAAGGTTTTGTAACGCTGCTAGAAGCGCATGAAGAAGATGGTGACACTCACTGGGAGTTTGCACACAAAATTGATGTGGCCAGTGCCAGCGCGGCTAACCTAACAGATGACCAGTCGTTTAGCATGGCGGCATCACAGCATGAAGAAGCCTTGTTTGTTGTTGACCCTGTTGCGCAAGCTATCCTTGCTGTAGATTTGGAAAGCGAGACCACGGAAACTTTACTTGAGCTAGACTTCGAGCCTGCAGGTGCAGTTTGGCTAGGTATTGCGGAAGAACACGATCACGACGATCACGACCACTAA
- a CDS encoding TonB-dependent receptor, with product MMKLSRLALGLSLLAPASLFASPLVLAQTLSGTVTNAAGKPLANATVEIEALKRVTSTNEQGEFSFSDVKDGEYTLHIFASGFAHLHEEATAQSNSTGGTNFVLARSAIEVIDVHATPMHLSVMESATPVSVLSGETLRRQQAATLGDTLEKLPGVQSNFHGNVASTPIIRGLSGPRVLITQNGLDVSDVSRVGPDHAVASEASTANQIEVLRGPATLFFGSGAIGGVVNVVDQRVPTSTETRGEFLLETQTVNDQKLASFNVTTGVDNIAFYADGFYRDSNDYETPMAPDIDEPDGEHVVENSNEESHGLTLGTSYLFDQGYVGVAVERFEREYGVPGHSHGDDSSVFADLEQTKYQLLGEYNFTNDFLQSVHFRAGYTDYEHAEVESGLVGTTFSNETEELRVELLHKPMAGWRGGVSLHYKGADVSAQGEEAFTPPSEMEMFAIALMEERHFGDFLVQLGARAERVTLDASSVLLPELDAHDHDEEHEEDEHDHEEHDHDEGELVRQFAVDQEFTPISLSAGVVYTINESYNVGVSLSRSERAPSASELLSFGPHIGTRTYEIGALFDLSEEGEFVLSQTPIDLETANNIDLTFRKTQGDVGFVFNAFYNQVDNYYFQEETGLFAESGHDHDHGEEEHSEDEHSDELPVYLFGSADAILHGFELQVAWQTTDNLKLDFFADYVKARLKDGGALPRTSPMRVGTHVAYSLDNIRADLDITHFAKQDDISTFETETDGYTLVDASITYDIPMGDIDLSVYLSGENLTDEEARVHTSFLKDIAPRPGRNFAFGVRGYF from the coding sequence ATAATGAAACTGTCTCGATTGGCGCTAGGCTTATCGCTTTTAGCGCCTGCGTCACTTTTTGCGTCTCCGTTAGTGCTGGCACAAACGCTTTCTGGCACGGTAACCAATGCAGCGGGCAAGCCTCTCGCCAATGCCACTGTTGAAATTGAGGCGCTAAAGAGGGTTACCAGCACCAACGAGCAGGGTGAGTTCAGTTTCTCTGACGTAAAGGACGGTGAGTATACGCTGCATATCTTTGCATCTGGTTTTGCTCATTTACATGAAGAGGCAACAGCGCAATCTAACTCTACAGGTGGCACAAACTTTGTACTAGCGCGAAGTGCTATTGAAGTGATTGATGTGCATGCCACACCTATGCACTTATCTGTCATGGAATCGGCTACGCCAGTAAGCGTGTTATCAGGTGAAACCTTACGACGTCAACAAGCGGCAACACTTGGCGATACGTTAGAGAAATTGCCAGGCGTACAATCTAACTTTCATGGCAACGTGGCAAGCACGCCAATAATTCGAGGCCTCAGCGGTCCACGGGTACTTATAACGCAAAACGGTTTGGATGTGAGCGATGTATCCCGCGTTGGCCCAGACCATGCGGTAGCGAGTGAAGCCTCAACCGCTAACCAAATTGAAGTGCTGCGAGGACCTGCCACCCTGTTCTTTGGAAGTGGCGCAATAGGCGGTGTGGTTAACGTAGTTGACCAACGCGTGCCTACCTCCACTGAAACACGCGGGGAATTTTTACTAGAAACCCAAACCGTTAACGATCAGAAGCTTGCATCGTTTAACGTGACCACTGGCGTTGACAACATAGCCTTCTATGCTGACGGTTTTTATCGCGACTCAAATGACTATGAAACCCCAATGGCGCCTGATATTGACGAACCGGATGGCGAGCATGTAGTTGAGAACAGTAATGAAGAATCCCACGGGTTAACGTTAGGTACCAGTTACTTATTTGACCAAGGTTATGTTGGTGTGGCGGTAGAAAGGTTCGAACGAGAGTACGGCGTGCCTGGGCATAGCCATGGTGATGACTCATCAGTATTTGCTGATCTTGAGCAGACTAAGTACCAACTTCTTGGCGAATACAACTTTACTAATGACTTTTTGCAAAGTGTTCACTTTAGAGCGGGCTATACCGATTACGAACACGCTGAAGTAGAAAGTGGTTTAGTCGGTACTACGTTCAGCAATGAAACAGAAGAACTTCGCGTTGAGCTATTGCACAAACCCATGGCCGGCTGGCGTGGCGGTGTAAGTCTTCACTACAAAGGCGCGGACGTTTCGGCGCAAGGTGAAGAAGCCTTCACACCTCCTTCAGAAATGGAGATGTTTGCTATAGCTTTGATGGAAGAACGCCACTTTGGTGACTTCTTAGTTCAGTTAGGGGCCCGTGCAGAAAGAGTAACACTGGACGCTTCGAGTGTGTTGCTGCCCGAGCTAGATGCTCACGACCATGATGAAGAGCACGAAGAAGACGAGCATGATCATGAGGAACACGACCATGACGAAGGTGAGTTAGTTCGCCAGTTCGCGGTAGACCAAGAGTTTACCCCTATATCACTGTCGGCAGGAGTGGTTTACACCATTAATGAGAGCTATAACGTAGGCGTTTCACTTTCCCGTTCAGAGCGGGCGCCTTCAGCGTCTGAGCTCCTTTCGTTTGGCCCGCATATTGGCACCCGTACCTATGAGATAGGCGCCTTGTTTGATTTGTCAGAAGAAGGCGAGTTTGTGCTTTCTCAAACGCCTATCGATCTTGAAACTGCCAACAATATCGACCTAACGTTCAGAAAAACACAGGGCGATGTTGGCTTTGTGTTTAATGCTTTTTATAACCAGGTAGATAACTACTACTTCCAAGAAGAAACCGGCTTATTCGCTGAAAGTGGCCATGACCATGATCATGGAGAAGAGGAGCACAGCGAAGACGAACACAGCGATGAATTACCTGTTTACCTGTTTGGTTCTGCTGATGCCATTCTTCATGGTTTTGAGCTACAAGTTGCGTGGCAAACCACTGATAATTTAAAGCTCGATTTCTTTGCCGACTACGTTAAAGCCCGACTTAAAGATGGTGGCGCACTGCCGCGAACCTCGCCTATGCGCGTGGGAACACATGTTGCCTACTCGCTCGACAACATTCGAGCCGACTTAGACATTACCCATTTTGCCAAACAAGACGACATCTCAACCTTCGAGACTGAAACAGACGGTTACACCCTTGTTGATGCATCAATTACCTATGACATTCCAATGGGGGATATTGATTTATCGGTTTACCTGAGCGGTGAAAACCTCACAGACGAAGAAGCGCGCGTTCACACTTCATTTTTGAAAGACATTGCACCGCGTCCAGGCAGAAACTTTGCCTTCGGTGTACGTGGTTATTTTTAA
- a CDS encoding ZrgA family zinc uptake protein — protein sequence MKTISVKWKGSQKGLRASSALLKVGALVGLNLAGMGISTIHAAPHTHGEGKLQILQAGSEWQFVLQLPVADVLGFEYTPTTADEKKRYQNMRELFLRFNDIFTFSNTCELLDTTLESPWEIAEGHDEHDKHDEHDEHDEHDEHDEHDEHDEHDSEHESDAHHNTHSDFRVAYLLSCQKPLQNIEMTGFSHWPSLQHVNTIWVTNKGQGAMEITPRQPMLSINN from the coding sequence ATGAAAACTATTTCGGTTAAGTGGAAAGGATCGCAAAAAGGGCTACGCGCCTCTTCAGCTTTGCTTAAAGTAGGTGCTCTTGTTGGATTGAACTTGGCTGGAATGGGTATAAGCACTATTCATGCTGCGCCGCATACTCACGGCGAAGGGAAGCTACAAATCCTACAAGCGGGAAGTGAATGGCAGTTTGTGCTGCAGTTACCTGTTGCCGATGTATTGGGGTTTGAGTACACACCGACCACAGCTGACGAAAAGAAACGCTATCAGAACATGCGGGAATTGTTTCTGCGCTTCAACGACATTTTTACCTTCAGCAACACGTGTGAATTGCTCGATACCACCCTTGAAAGCCCTTGGGAAATAGCCGAGGGGCATGATGAACATGACAAGCATGATGAGCATGATGAGCATGATGAGCATGATGAGCATGATGAGCATGATGAGCATGATGAGCATGACAGTGAACACGAAAGCGACGCCCATCACAACACCCATTCTGATTTTCGCGTAGCGTACTTGCTTAGCTGCCAAAAACCTTTGCAGAATATTGAAATGACAGGGTTTTCCCATTGGCCAAGCTTGCAGCATGTCAACACTATTTGGGTAACAAACAAAGGGCAAGGCGCTATGGAAATAACCCCTCGTCAGCCAATGTTATCCATTAACAACTAA
- a CDS encoding MerC domain-containing protein, translating to MNSITQGSSAVPKVQLISDRIAMILSSLCVIHCLLTPILLISIPALASVSILNDETFHQILLFFVLPVGAFALSVGYLHHKNKWVVLAGATGLTLLSSPLLVEWVGLGHEVLGEYGEVIITVIASFVIVSAHIANYRLREATQGSTCEERERAQSHTY from the coding sequence ATGAATTCAATAACTCAAGGAAGCAGCGCAGTGCCAAAAGTGCAGCTCATTTCAGACAGAATCGCTATGATCCTTTCATCGCTTTGCGTCATCCATTGTTTATTAACGCCTATTCTATTGATTTCCATACCGGCATTGGCAAGCGTATCTATTCTTAATGATGAAACATTCCACCAAATATTGCTGTTTTTTGTACTGCCTGTTGGCGCCTTTGCGCTTTCAGTAGGCTATTTACATCATAAAAATAAATGGGTGGTGTTAGCTGGCGCTACTGGTCTTACATTATTAAGCAGCCCACTGCTGGTCGAATGGGTAGGTTTAGGGCACGAGGTGCTTGGCGAATATGGTGAAGTTATTATTACTGTAATCGCTTCATTTGTTATTGTCAGTGCGCATATTGCCAATTACCGCCTTAGAGAAGCTACTCAGGGCTCTACCTGCGAAGAGCGGGAGAGAGCACAATCACACACCTATTAG
- the folE2 gene encoding GTP cyclohydrolase FolE2, translating into MSSFNYRDTVLPDVTTEQSTAQVPVIDNVGMQGIAIPLHVLGKRGERLSSQAKVDVTVSLDHPNAKGIHMSRLYNLLQQYLSNKDLHKSALTTLMNALIESQDGLSKSAQLNLHFDLTVSRPALISKTSGYQSYPTSLCVMRSSEHYKAQLKLRVPYSSTCPCSASLSRKALAEAFVKQFESKQFESKQFAGMQPEEQQPTIEEMGAWLASKEASIATAHAQRSFADITLDLANKDIPDFIGIIDLAENALGTPLQTAVKRKDEQAFAKRNAENLMFVEDSVRRLHAAFSTYYQATYFRVKVEHQESLHAHDAIAEISGPVHR; encoded by the coding sequence TTGTCTAGTTTCAATTATCGCGACACGGTGCTACCCGATGTCACTACTGAGCAATCTACTGCTCAAGTTCCTGTTATTGATAATGTTGGGATGCAGGGCATTGCAATACCCCTGCATGTGTTAGGTAAACGCGGAGAACGCTTAAGTAGTCAGGCAAAGGTGGATGTAACAGTAAGTTTAGATCATCCCAACGCCAAAGGCATTCACATGTCTCGTTTGTACAACCTGCTACAGCAGTACTTAAGCAATAAGGACCTTCACAAGTCGGCACTAACCACGTTAATGAACGCGCTTATCGAATCGCAAGATGGGCTGAGTAAAAGTGCGCAGTTGAATTTGCATTTTGATCTAACCGTGTCGCGTCCAGCGCTTATTAGTAAAACGTCAGGGTATCAGTCCTACCCTACTTCACTGTGTGTAATGCGTTCATCAGAGCATTACAAAGCGCAACTCAAGCTAAGAGTGCCTTATTCCAGTACGTGCCCGTGCTCAGCATCACTTTCTCGCAAGGCATTGGCAGAAGCCTTTGTAAAACAATTTGAGAGCAAGCAATTTGAGAGCAAGCAATTTGCCGGAATGCAACCTGAAGAGCAGCAACCAACTATAGAAGAAATGGGCGCTTGGCTTGCTTCTAAAGAAGCCAGCATTGCCACGGCTCATGCGCAGCGCTCGTTTGCCGACATAACTTTGGACTTAGCTAACAAAGATATTCCTGATTTTATTGGTATTATCGATTTAGCAGAGAACGCGCTGGGCACACCGCTTCAAACCGCGGTTAAGCGAAAAGATGAGCAAGCGTTTGCGAAACGCAATGCCGAAAACCTAATGTTCGTTGAAGATTCGGTAAGACGTCTACATGCCGCGTTCAGTACGTATTACCAAGCAACCTATTTTCGTGTAAAAGTAGAACATCAAGAAAGTCTGCATGCACACGACGCTATCGCTGAAATATCAGGCCCAGTTCACCGATAA
- a CDS encoding 5'-nucleotidase, lipoprotein e(P4) family — protein MLSVNKFADISKLACISAAISVIAACSSTPSTSLAGEKAHTLSNAVIYQTSSKEYPVLSSFVYNQAIAALPTRFAEGDVVVMDVDETVLDNSTYQKERESVGLGYSSKSWADWVKREEATLVPGVAEFINEVVERNGKVALITNRDKTLDKHTWNNLLVQGLPLTTSNTCVVGRTAEDKEAVALEGMVNDKDLRRMQLTQGKIACSNASKDATSTWAAPHTIIMQIGDNIEDVGGVTQESANVETLMPRVGTEIFILPNPMYGSW, from the coding sequence TTGTTATCTGTAAACAAATTCGCTGATATCAGCAAACTAGCGTGCATTAGCGCTGCGATATCAGTTATCGCGGCATGCTCGTCAACACCATCTACTTCGCTGGCCGGTGAAAAAGCGCATACGCTTTCTAACGCCGTGATATATCAAACCAGTAGCAAAGAGTACCCTGTCCTCTCAAGCTTTGTTTACAACCAAGCTATTGCCGCACTGCCAACGCGTTTTGCTGAAGGCGACGTTGTAGTCATGGATGTTGATGAAACCGTGCTAGATAATAGTACTTACCAAAAAGAGCGCGAGAGTGTCGGCTTAGGTTATTCATCAAAAAGCTGGGCTGACTGGGTAAAGCGTGAAGAGGCCACACTGGTTCCCGGCGTCGCTGAATTTATCAACGAGGTTGTTGAGCGAAATGGAAAAGTGGCGCTTATTACTAATCGCGATAAAACGCTTGATAAGCACACGTGGAATAACCTTTTGGTACAAGGTTTACCGCTGACCACCAGCAATACCTGCGTAGTTGGCCGCACTGCTGAAGATAAAGAAGCAGTCGCACTAGAAGGTATGGTTAATGACAAAGACTTGCGAAGAATGCAGCTTACCCAAGGTAAAATCGCATGTTCAAATGCGTCTAAAGACGCCACATCTACGTGGGCGGCGCCTCACACTATTATCATGCAAATTGGCGACAATATTGAAGATGTGGGCGGCGTAACCCAAGAGTCTGCTAATGTCGAGACGCTAATGCCTCGAGTTGGTACAGAGATTTTTATTCTGCCAAACCCAATGTACGGTTCTTGGTAA